Within Spinacia oleracea cultivar Varoflay chromosome 4, BTI_SOV_V1, whole genome shotgun sequence, the genomic segment GACCAAGAGGTATTGAGAGGAATTGAAGGTGGTGGTTATGGTGACTCAGAGAAGGGTACGTGTTAAGGGAAAAGGATCGAAGAAGCaccattattttttttaatcctAATTAATCTCTTCTTCATATAATCATATTTTCACTttagaaaaaatatatttttatttttatactcttttttattttttggccctacagttaaaaaaataaaatttaaaaataaaattgcatATGTCTTCATGTATATGTTATCTATCTTATGTATTGATAGTATGTGAGTGAGAGCTATGTTTGATTTGTATCTTAATTTGCTTGTCATTGATCAAACCGGTTTTAATTAGTTACCAGTTAGTGTGCTAATAATATCACTTATTAATTACTTTTGTTCGGTATTACTTTCGGTTTTTAATTTTGTGAATTGAAAGTTATGTGATTAAattgaatcatgaactaaaaatATTCATATCTATAGGAAGCATGTTGATTTTAAAAATTGATAACAAAAGTTTGAATACTACCCTTTATATATGGTGTCCaatatttttcatattcttAACTGTTTCTTTTTAGAAAGACAAACAACTGAAAACCCAGAACAATACTATTTTAGTCTTATATATGCATCTGATGCATGCGAATAAAAATATCATAAAGAATAATTATATTAtagaagaaaaaaattattggCAAGGTTACTCTAAAGAAAAACTAgacatcaaaattcaaaataattggtggataaattttattatgtttatttgattgaattatgtttaaaactaaaaatcaattaaaatatgatttatttGTGACAACATCAAAATGATTGTTACCActttttcttcaaaattttgGTTCACATTGAATTTACAATTGATTTCATGTTAACATTTGGCCGGTAGTATGCATTTTTTTAAAATCCTAAAATAGTTAATTATCGTATAAGATTTAACATgctttttcaactttcaaaagatATAACATgctttttcaactttcaaaaattTGGTGTCCTAGTAAAGGAGTTAATTTTTCCGTATGTTTACCTATTCGAAATTGAATgagttaattaaaatatttgaaGTATGTCAATATTTGGCAagatattctcctaattaaaagtaatgatggataaattagTTATTGCCAATcattttttgtattatttattaatacaaaatacaaaaaattacggTACATACGGAGTAGACAAAATTATTTCCATCACCTGTATCAAGCATAAAATTAATCTCATCCACCCGACATTTACTTCGATTGTCATACCCACTTAATACTCGTTTCTTCTACCTCATTACCCGATCCCTTAACATCTATCCCCATCATTTACTTTATTCAAGTAGGGATGACTTTGAGGCGCGAGGTGAGGCTTTCACACCCGTGCCCGCCTAAAATTCTCATCCTCGTTACCCACAATAGGAATGGTACCTGATCCATCCCCCAATCCCCGTCCCGAGGGGTAAAAAATAACATTCCCGCTCCATCACTCACCCGTGTATCCACACGTACTCGCCGTAAATCCACCCCCATAATAAACATGTTTTTTGGTGAGTTGGATTGTAAAACTCTATTTTAGAGTCTTCGACATTTCAGTTGTCTAACTAGAgtaattgaataaataaaaaacattataatatgccGGTtagtagtaatttttttttgatatatACATAATCAAttaaatacttcatccgttccgcAAATGATGCATCATTTCTATTTGCACGTATGCCAATACgcttctttgaacattaatatctctaaatgcgtagaagtaaattttttaaaaagttgatatttggaatccttgcattaatacgaatttaacaagatctcacttattaactatgttttttcttacacaatAGTGAAATAAAATGAttgtcaaagttgattgatgaatagtgcgcaaatgagaaacgatgcatctattgtggaacggagAAAATAAAAGAGAAGCAAGACGAGCGAGTCCAATTTAAAATCCTTCATCATCCATCACCCTCGGCGAATACATTTCTTTTATATATTCACGAATACAAAGCGTCTATACATAATCTATCAAAAATGTACAGGCGCTTTTAGTTTCGTAGACATCATATTCTATTTTCTTCTATATATCCGATAATTGTGGTTGCAATTTTGAGATATGACTAACTTATTCGTGTATCTTTTCTTctaaaaatgataaaaaaaataaaattgtgaaaaaattaaACCATATTTTCAAACAATAGTTTAATATATTTCTTATGTCCTAAATTAATTTCAATATGGTAAGAAACACCAGTTTTATCAGAATAACAATCGATAAGACATGAGGCCGGATGTTAATTAGATATTCTTAGAATCCTAATGCCCACATAGATCGAGTACGGTACCGGTACGAGACATGCGGGTTCAGGATATAATTGAAATCGTATGCAAATCAAGATTATTAAAAAGATGGAAGTTTCCATGTTTATGCTTACTAATGAGATCAGGTAGCTTAGTAATGCAACAATGTTAATCTATGGTGAAACTAATTTTACAATAGGGTATATTAATTAACTCgtacaaaaataataaattgcaTTCTCAAGCTTATTGTTGACTAGTCAATCCGGCcttattttgataaataaataaatttagttaaaaagtaaaaaaaatatcagTCGTCAGTCATTATCAGATAGTGAAACTCTCAAACGGGTCTCATACACAATGATTctaatctctttttttttttttaattttttttggtgaataTGATTCTAATTTCTAAATTATTCATTACTACGTATTTACGTGGTAGTCCCGTAGTATTATACCTAGATACATTTAACTTTTCATTCGTCAACTTACTATAAATAGATACTCTAGCTTACGCCATGATCACATACACCATCATCCAATCCCAAGTATAAAAGTCTTTAAACAAAAACCTAGCTCTTCAAATTCACTACATTCCTCCAATCTTTTAACATACTCTTAAGAATGGACCGCGGCCTTTTCCACCACCGTAAGAACGATAAAGACAAACCCTCTGGAAACACCGGCTACGGCTCAAATGATACCACTAGTGGGTATGGCTCCAATGAAGGCAACCGCTATGGCTCTGGGGGCTATGGAGACACAGAAGGCGACCGTTATGGCTCTGATAACAAACCCTCTGGAAGCTATGGAGAGACAGAGGGAAACCGCTATGGTTCTGGGGGCTATGGAGAAACTGAGGGTAATCGTTATGGCTCCGATAACAAACCCTCTGGAGGCTATGGTGAGACAGAGGGCAATCGCTATGGCTCTGGGGGCTATGGAGAAACAGAGGGCAACCGCTATGGCTCTGATAACAAAGCCTATGGTGACTGGTGAGACAGAGGGAAACCGCTATGGCTCTGGAGGCTATGGTGAGACAGAGGGCAATCGCTATGGCTCTGGAGGCTATGGAGAGACAGAAGGCAACCGCTATGGCTCTGGAGGCTATGGAGAGACGACAGAAGGCAAACGCTATGGGTCTGGTAACAAACCCTCTGGAGGCTATGGAGAGACAGAAGGCAACCGTTTTGGGTCCGATAACAAAGCCTATGGAGAGACAAAAGACAACCGCTATGGCTCATCAGACTATAACAGTGCtactggtggtggtggcggctaTGGCTCCAGCGAGGCAACCCGCTACGGCTCTGACAACACCACCGGCAGCGGTGGTGGGTATGGTGAGTCAGAGCCGAAGGTGTATGGAGAGAAAGGTGGTTACAAGAATAGTGAAAGCGGTGAGAGTGAAGAGCCACGAAGGGATTATGATAAGGAAGAGAAGAAACATAAGCGTGTTGAGCAGATTAGTGGCCTAGGTGCTGTTGCTTCTGGTGCTTATGCTCTGGTAATTAATCAAACTTAATTCTATTACTTTAATATACTTTGATGACTTTAGCTAAATAGTTGTGAATTTGTTTTGGCATGAAAAATGCTAGTATGAGAAGCACCAGACAAAGAAGGATCCGGAGAATGCACACAGGCACAAGATTGCTGAAGAAATAGCTGCGGTGGGCGCAGTCGCGTCCGGTGGGTTTGCTTTCCACGAGCATCACGAGAAGAAGGGTGTTAAGGAGGACAGAGAGGAGTCCCAACAGTCTGAaggaaaggagaagaagaagcaCCATTTCTTTTAATTCTTTCTAATCAACCTTCCTACCTCTCTAATACGGAGTAGTCTAATATATTTGTGTCTTTTAATTGGGTTTTAAGGTGTTTTCATTTTCCaattaaacaaaaacaaaaacaaaataagatgCTTTTATTGTGGTACTCTTTTTATCGTTTTTGTCTTAggggaaaagaaaaatataaagaaaaCTATGCCTTTGTGTTATGTATTGTTGTATCATTGTCAGCCAATCAATGAGACCTATGTTTCATGTTTGGCTTTTATCTTTGTCAAAAAAATCGGTTTTATCAGTTGCCCTGATTCTAATTATTGTGGTAATTAAATCACTATTATTAGAGGTACTTAAGCTATATTATTAGTTACTACTATTCCATCCCTttatttttgttccttttttctcTTACAATCATCAGGAATACTGAACATGGACTGAAAAAATGAAATTGTACAGAGTATTGAAAGTTATTTGATTTCTATTACAACTTGGCTAATAATCATTTTATTATGTATTTTGCTCAATAAAAGTTACTATTAATACAATACATTAATTAACAGAAAAATTAAGTAACTATAGATTAATTTTGGATATTA encodes:
- the LOC110784816 gene encoding uncharacterized protein isoform X1; amino-acid sequence: MIPLVGMAPMKATAMALGAMETQKATVMALITNPLEAMERQRETAMVLGAMEKLRVIVMAPITNPLEAMVRQRAIAMALGAMEKQRATAMALITKPMVTGETEGNRYGSGGYGETEGNRYGSGGYGETEGNRYGSGGYGETTEGKRYGSGNKPSGGYGETEGNRFGSDNKAYGETKDNRYGSSDYNSATGGGGGYGSSEATRYGSDNTTGSGGGYGESEPKVYGEKGGYKNSESGESEEPRRDYDKEEKKHKRVEQISGLGAVASGAYALYEKHQTKKDPENAHRHKIAEEIAAVGAVASGGFAFHEHHEKKGVKEDREESQQSEGKEKKKHHFF